From a region of the Marasmius oreades isolate 03SP1 chromosome 7, whole genome shotgun sequence genome:
- a CDS encoding uncharacterized protein (BUSCO:EOG09260B3H): protein MGVKSLWSLLNPVGRPVSLENMEGKAVAIDSSIWIYQFQATMRGKDGHALTNAHVLGFLRRLCKLLFYGMKPVFVFDGGAPALKRATLNERRKKRIGAAATHAKVAERLLAAQMRREALKHAKGTQVSDKGKGKAGDDETVYLEDLDFNLPRTPAKKQKEAEPTVSTKKPKFYEHDPYRLPEVNMEARVASATRATAPDPRLATEEELRDFIENMRPEDFDVTSPAFQELPTEVQYEIVGDLRLKSRQTSYSRLQQMLKNAPTPLDFSKQQIKNLQQRNALTQQLLTTTDTIGKAHIEIPVRIASERNKEYVLLKNEDASGGWILGIRDDGTQTKPIILDHDSDLNIKTMDSDEDDDMEEVDIPNQHSSISTTDPDSRGYQSSMALTETSRPSVPKNTVSFTMDSMREAPSIPLFMDEDENDPHLSILHDDEAEDLTLAIQASLEDGISIKKSATGSSSFVAGNVRRSKSPDVNVTSSGRLRTALSIANIGASSLNNSFTVASTSSAVSSSSESFGQPFLLNHPAVETPGLPALNIPRHPPKTPKATTTGKPATSRTTPVVPSFVPQLPAKVDGNDMIDRVDSIIRPLLNEEPLLAVRDCAAGTPDKPKVVAGDVSGSQYPLESSATSEPMLTNDLIVGETVFGEAPPLRLQANAILGEGDLPRTTSPKIPAKEIREGSQSPPSDTEDWDAAQEMDPTAEEGEFARFVSQVKGRDIDDVRREIDEEITSLNEQRKNAMRDSEDINQQMITQIMMMLRLFGIPYITAPMEAEAQCATLASLGLVDGIITDDSDVFLFGGQKVYKNMFNQSKTVECFLLSDLTRELGLDQGTLIRLAYLLGSDYVEGLPGVGPVVAMELVGEFPGDDGLHKFKDWWSKVQMGRDKEEDATSTFRKRFKKKFKDLYLPPEWPNSAVRDAYYYPTVDESEEPFKWGLPDLDALREFLREELGWEQPKVDDLLLPIIQKMNKRSQTAALNRQGNLNEFLDVSGDGGTLAPRKRQAYASKRLQAVVSDFRRKRRSGSFTPTPENDSEGEHEDESRPTKKSKALGSSARRKIQGKSKGNKHTPGKKKSQRSRRSPATPPLAADDSDQEDEFKEPLVDREEPSPLAVSLRPRPKPKPTYRTADHEAE, encoded by the exons ATGGGTGTTAAATCTCTATGGAGCCTCCTGAATCCAGTTGGTCGACCTGTTTC ATTGGAGAACATGGAAGGAAAGGCAGTTGCAATCGATTCCAGCATTTGGATATACCAGTTCCAGGCAACCATGAGAGGGAAGGATGGTCATGCTCTAACGAATGCTCATGTTCTGGGCTTCCTACGGAGATTGTGTAAGCTACTGTTCTATGGCATGAAACCAGTATTTGTTTTCGATGGTGGTGCACCAGCTCTCAAGCGGGCGACTTTG AATGAAAGGCGAAAGAAGAGGATCGGTGCAGCGGCAACCCATGCCAAGGTAGCAGAAAGGCTTTTGGCTGCTCAGATGAGGAGAGAAGCCCTCAAACACGCTAAAGGCACGCA GGTTTCCGATaaggggaaaggaaaagcggGCGATGACGAGACTGTGTATCTTGAGGACCTCGATTTCAACCTGCCAAGGACCCCAGCGAAGAAACAAAAGGAAGCCGAACCTACCGTCTCGACGAAGAAACCCAAATTCTATGAACATGACCCATACCGCCTTCCTGAGGTTAATATGGAGGCTCGAGTTGCGAGTGCCACTCGCGCTACAGCACCTGATCCTCGACTCGCTACTGAAGAGGAATTACGGGACTTTATTGAGAATATGCGACCCGAGGACTTTGATGTCACTTCGCCAGCCTTTCAGGAATTACCCACTGAGGTACAATACGAAATTGTCGGTGATCTCAGGCTGAAGTCACGACAAACATCATATTCGCGACTGCAACAGATGCTGAAGAACGCACCCACACCTCTCGATTTCTCGAAGCAGCAGATAAAAAACTTGCAGCAACGGAACGCTCTTACGCAGCAATTGTTGACAACTACGGATACCATTGGAAAGGCGCATATCGAGATTCCTGTCCGCATTGCAAGTGAGAGAAACAAGGAATACGTACTCCTAAAGAACGAAGATGCTTCTGGAGGTTGGATTCTAGGTATACGTGATGATGGAACCCAGACGAAACCAATTATCCTCGATCACGACAGTGACCTGAACATCAAAACCATGGATAGCGACGAAGATGACGACATGGAAGAAGTTGACAT TCCCAATCAACACTCTAGCATTTCCACCACGGATCCCGATTCACGTGGATATCAAAGTAGTATGGCGCTAACCGAGACCAGTAGACCTTCTGTTCCGAAAAATACGGTGTCGTTTACCATGGATTCCATGCGGGAGGCGCCTTCCATACCGTTATTcatggatgaagatgaaaatGATCCTCATCTGTCTATCCTACATGACGACGAGGCCGAAGACTTGACCCTGGCTATCCAAGCCAGCCTCGAGGATGGAATTTCAATAAAGAAATCCGCCACAGGAAGTTCCTCGTTCGTCGCAGGAAACGTGCGACGTAGTAAATCACCCGACGTGAACGTCACTAGCTCGGGACGTCTTCGAACTGCATTATCGATCGCCAACATAGGTGCATCATCGTTAAATAACTCCTTCACGGTTGCATCTACTTCCTCTGCGGTCTCGTCTTCCTCAGAATCTTTCGGGCAACCATTCCTTTTGAATCACCCAGCTGTCGAAACACCTGGACTACCTGCATTGAATATTCCTCGTCACCCACCGAAAACACCGAAGGCGACAACCACTGGCAAGCCAGCGACATCCAGAACTACTCCAGTCGTTCCGTCATTTGTACCCCAGCTTCCCGCGAAGGTTGACGGCAACGATATGATAGACAGGGTTGATTCGATTATTCGTCCCCTTTTGAATGAAGAACCGCTCTTAGCCGTTCGTGATTGCGCTGCCGGGACGCCTGATAAACCCAAAGTTGTGGCTGGTGATGTTTCCGGGTCTCAGTACCCGCTTGAATCGTCCGCCACATCGGAACCGATGCTTACGAACGATCTTATTGTGGGCGAGACGGTTTTCGGCGAAGCCCCACCATTAAGGTTACAAGCCAACGCCATTCTGGGAGAGGGCGACCTCCCTCGTACAACATCTCCGAAAATACCTGCCAAAGAGATCCGAGAAGGCTCGCAATCGCCGCCATCAGACACTGAGGATTGGGATGCTGCTCAAGAAATGGATCCAACCGCAGAGGAAGGAGAGTTCGCCCGTTTCGTTTCTCAGGTCAAGGGTAGGGATATCGATGATGTACGACGCGAAATTGACGAAGAAATCACATCTCTGAATGAGCAGCGGAAGAATGCGATGAGAGATTCGGAAGACATAAATCAACAAATGATAACACAAATTATG ATGATGTTGCGATTGTTCGGCATTCCTTATATTACCGCGCCGATGGAGGCTGAAGCTCAATGTGCTACGCTCGCGTCTCTCGGTCTCGTTGATGGCATCATTACGGACGACTCCGACGTGTTTCTCTTTGGTGGGCAGAAggtctacaaaaacatgttCAACCAGTCCAAGACAGTCGAATGTTTCTTATTGTCGGACCTGACGCGCGAGCTGGGCCTAGACCAAGGTACCCTCATACGGTTGGCCTACCTGCTCGGAAGTGACTACGTGGAAGGTCTTCCCGGAGTAGGTCCTGTGGTAGCAATGGAACTTGTCGGAGAGTTTCCTGGTGATGACGGTCTCCACAAATTCAAGGACTGGTGGAGTAAAGTTCAGATGGGCAGAGACAAGGAGGAAGATGCCACGTCCACTTTTCGAAAAAGATTT AAGAAGAAATTCAAGGATCTCTATCTGCCACCCGAGTGGCCAAACAGTGCCGTA AGGGATGCGTACTATTACCCTACCGTGGATGAATCCGAGGAACCCTTTAAATGGGGACTACCAGATCTTGACGCCCTTAGAGA ATTCCTACGGGAGGAGCTTGGCTGGGAACAGCCTAAAGTGGACGATCTTCTCTTGCCCATTATCCAAAAAATGAATAAACGCTCACAG ACTGCCGCACTTAATAGACAGGGAAACCTCAATGAGTTCCTTGATGTATCCGGCGATGGCGGAACCCTGGCTCCACGAAAACGTCAGGCGTATGCAAGTAAACGACTACAAGCGGTGGTCTCGGATTTCCGAAGGAAACGCAGAAGTGGATCTTTCACCCCTACACCCGAAAACGACAGTGAGGGGGAGCACGAGGACGAGTCCCGCCCGACAAAGAAATCAAAGGCCTTAGGTTCGTCAGCTAGAAGGAAAATCCAAGGGAAGAGC